The genomic DNA ATGCAAGACTATTTCAATACAATAAACGAAATAGAATCTTAATACATGAAACAAGGCGAAATTTGGGAGTTGTATTTAAACCCAACAAAAGGTAGTGAGCAAAGTGGTAGAAGACCAGCAGTAATAATAAGTGGTAATATGTTAAACACCTATTTGCAAGTGGTAATTGTTTGTCCTTTAACAACTAGTGTGAAAAATTATAAAGGTAATTTAATACTTGAGCCTAACGCAATAAATGGTTTAGCTAAAACATCAGAAGTCTTAACCTTTCATGTACGTTCTGTTTCTAAAACAAGATTAGATAAAAAAATTGGAAAAATACCAATTAAGGATGTGGAGGTTATTAAAAAAACCTTAAACGATATTCTTAAATTTTAACAAAATTGAAATCAGTAGTAATCGTGTTTAAATAACACAAGAGTAAGCAGGCTAAAAGTAGTTATTGAAAACTGCAACTAAAAATTGAATACTAAAAACATGTCATTAAACCACATAGTAACACCATTAGACTCAGCTGTTTTAGACAGTAAAGAACAATACGTGTTCTATCATAAAAAAGTAGATTTTGCATTAAAAGAACTCATTACAAGTGTGCAATTCAACACATTATGCACAGGACAAGAAATGACGTATTTTAAACAATACTGCGACCTACTATTATATTCTATCGAAGCCATGCGTGTAAAATACATGTACGACGATGAAGATAATATGAAGGTAGATTTAACCGATTCTGGTTTCCCAAACTACTTAGAGTTTCGTTATCTGTATAACGATTTATCACTACGCGATAATTACTTAAATAAATTAAAAGACGTAAGCGAATTACAAGAAGAGTTTTTAACGCAATTAATGCATAAAAAGGAACCTGTAAGACGCGACAAACTCTTTCAAGCAGCATCCATTGTTTATTACACTAGCGTAGAACAAAAATATATATTCAACCGTTTTGTACAAGGTAAAATAATAGAAGCAGAAGCAGGAAGTCAAGCAGAATATATGGTAAGTTGGAGTTTTTACGACGTGGCATTAAACAGACCATTTATCTGTTTTATGTATTTCTATTACGATGGTAAAAGTCCAGAAAGTATAAAAGAAGAACTTTACGATACACTAAAAAACGTTGCAGACAGAAAAATGCCGTTAGACACTATGGCTTATGGTATAGACAGACGATTAAAAGACGTAAAACCTAAACACATAAAACGTATAGATTTAGGGCCATTCCATAACATATTTGCAAAAGACGAAAATATTTTAACGCACAGTATTTTAGAAAGCATAGCTAAAAAAGAAATACCATTAGAATCTTACGCATTATCTCTAAAAATAGATGAGGTTTTATCTGGTAGTGAATTTAAAGAAGGTGGCTATTTTAGTAAACAAACCTTACAGAAATGGAGCGATGTAATAAAGCAAAACTACGTGTTTGCACCACATCGTATCATTCAATTATTATACAACAAAAATTCTGAAATTATGAACAAGTTGGCAAAACCACCTTTTCAAGTAGCAGATTTAAAAATGAAGTAAAAATTTAATTATGAAAAAACAATTACTATTTACAACCTTATTATTTATTACATTTTTTAGTTTTTCACAATCAGCACCTAAAGAGAGTGCAGAACTTTTCTTTAAAGAATTTAAAGAGAAAGGTTCATCAACAGCTATCGATAATTTATACAAACCTAATAAATGGATTAGTAAGAATTCAGATGCTATAATTCAATTAAAAAGTCAAATAGCAGGATTAAATGAAGATTTTGTTGGCAAGCTATATGGCCATGAATTAATGTTTGAAAAAAAACTAGCAGATAGCTATATATTATTGAGTTACATGGTTAAATACGATAGACAACCAATTCGTTTTACATTTCAATTTTATAAACCTAATGATGAGTGGGTTATTTACAGCTTTAAATACGATGGTAATATTGACGAAGAAGTAGAAGAGTCTGCAAAACTTTACAACTTCAGACTTTAAAAATATTACTTTCAAAAACCAATAATCAAAAATATTTGCTGAAAACTGAAGACTAAAAAAAATGGAGCATAACTCAACATTCCCTATAAAACAAAACGAATTAAACATGCTTCGCGACGAAGCAAGCGGTTACCTTAAAAGTATACAGTGGGAGCAAGGCGCAAGAGCTAAAAATAAAGATAAAGACGCAAAAGATGAATCTATATTATTGTATTTATCTCGTGCAAATAATGGAAGTGGAGCTACTCAGGTAACTTCGGTGTCAAAAACCATATTAGCTTTAAAAAAGCGATTATTACCAGATTCTATTGCCATTCCTGTACATTTAAATCAAACACTTTATGCCGTACAAGAAGGTATAGCATTAGGTATTTGGGTTAAAGATAGTTATTATGATGCTTCAGGATTATCTGGTTTGCACGAGCGTAGAAGTGGTTTAGATAGTAACGGAAAACGAGAATACGAAAGTAAAATGCATACAGCAACAGCATTTATGCTCTTTTCTATGGCTTACAATGTGCTTCATAATTTAAAACCACATGCATCAGATGATTTATCTGTAATGAAACAAAAATTTGCTGGACTTCCAGAAGTTTCGTTTATGTCACCATTAAAAGGTATTGCGTGTAGTTTATTTTACTACGATAAATATTTAGGGCATCCAGATATTATAAAAACCGATAAAGATGTAGTAGATTTTACAGTGGTTTATTTCGAGGCATTAATAGATGAAATTCAACTACGTAAAAGCAGCTTAGAGTACACCGAAACCATTGTCGATAGAACCTATAAATTAGAAAATAGCGATTTTGCCATTTCAGGTTGGGACAACGTATTTGCAGGAACAGCAAAAAGCGTTGAATTTAATAAAATACAATTCGAACAAATAGTAGGAAACAGAGATGCAAAGCACTTTGCAAGACGTTTAACAGAACGTATGCTAAGCTACGATTTCGAGGCTAAAAAGAATCCATTTCAAGAGCTTGGTGGTTTTATGCCAGTTTTTATGGGTTACGGTATTCCAGGAACAGGAAAAAGTATGCTTATTGCAGCCATTGCAACACGTTTAAAAGAACATTGCGATAATTTAGATATTCCGTTTTTATTTCATCCAATGCCAGATACTTTAATAAGTACATTTCAAGGTGGAAGTGCCGAGAAAATGGTAGAATGGATGAAACCAATGCAAGATCCTTCAAAATTAATTTTTGCACCAATTGATGATGCCGAAAACAATTTACAAGAACGAACAGCACAAGGTGTTTCGGCAGGTGTAAAAGAAGTTATTGGTGTTTTTCTGCGTTATACCGAAGGCGCTTACGCTGTAAATTATGGTAATAGTTCAATTGGGTTATTTACCAATTTACCAGAAATGTTAGATAAAGCGGTAATTTCTCGTGTACAAGGTCGATTTAAAATTGATGGTGCAAGAACAGAGCACGATTTCTTAGACCAAGATCATTTATGGTGGCGAAAACTTGAGCAAACCATGCCAGAATTTATAAACATGAAAAGCCCAGGCGATTACGAATATTTAAAAGCCCAAGGTTTAGCAAAAAACATGGGAGATATTTTAAATACTATCGAAAAACCAACCGAAGCTAGAGTTTTAGAAGCTTACCATAAAGCCGAAAAGCAAAATAAGGTTAACGAGCATGAGTTTTTTGCTAATTTATATTTAGAGATTCAAAAAATATTTCCATTCTTTTCTTCAAGAGATGTTAGAAATATTCAATCGGCAATATCATTACGTTTAACCGATTTTGATTTAGAACAAGATTGGTTTGATAATCCTGAAATTTATTTCAAAAAAGATTACAATACCAAGTTAAATATGCTTCAGGAATTGATGAAGCAAAACATGAAAGGTTTAGATTTTTCAGAAATTAGAAGACAAGAAGTTGTACGTTATTTAGATAATGTGGCAACCATTGCAGATACCGATTTTAAACGAAAAGTTGATGCACGCGTAAATCAATTAAATATTGAAACCAAAGCAAGAGAACAGTTTGGGAAATAGAATAAAAAATATAACCGAAAGAACTTTACATAAAGGTTGGGCAACATTAAGCGAGATTTTTTTCGATTATAAAATGAGTTCTGGCGAATGGACGCATAAACGGAGAGAATCGTACAATCGTGGTGATGGCGCAACAATTTTATTATACAATAAAGAAAAGCAAACTGTAATTTTGGTAAAACAGTTTAGAGTTTCGGCATATTTAAACCAACATAAAACTGGTTTTATACTAGAAACTTGTGCAGGAATGTTAGATGACGATACGCCAGAAACCTGCATAATTAGAGAAGTAGAAGAAGAAACAGGTTATAGATTACCTAAAGTCACCAAGATTTTTGATGCCTATTCATCGCCAGGCGCATTAACCGAGAAACTTCACTATTTTGTTGGAGAATATACCAGTGATATGAAAGTGAGCTCTGGTGGTGGCGTTGAAAGTGAACAAGAAGATATCGAAATTATAGAGATGCCTTTTAAAACAGCCTTAAAAGGCATTGAAACAGGAGAAATTGTAGATATAAAAACAATAGTTTTACTACAACACGCAAAAATTAATAAGCTGTTATAGTTTTTATTTAATATAAAATCAATCAATAAATCCTTTGTAAAAATTAAACTAAGAGTAATTAAATTAATATTACCGCTTTCGCGGAAATAAAATGGATAAATTAAAACAAGCAAACCTTTATAGAAGCGAACTAATTCCTATTAGCGGGAAACTAGTAGAACGTTATAATAAGTGCTTAGTAAAACTTGGTTTTTTACCAACAAAACTCACTACATTTTCTATAGATGGAAAAGGTTGGAGTCCAGAAATAGCAGAAGAAAAACAAAATTTGCATTATCTTAATAATGGTGAGGCAAATATGCATGCTATTATAATTTCACCATTACAAAAAGGCAAACCGGTTTACGTACCATTTCACACGTTCGACCGTGAAATGATGCAACATGTATTTAGAACACACGAAGCTAAAATTAATAATATAACTCGAGACAGTGCAATTTGTTTAGATTTCGATCAAAATATAGATGCATTTTACGAACCTTTAGATGTTTTAAAATACAGTGTTGTTACTATAAATTTTCATTTAATAGATAACTTAGATCAAATTCAAAAAGACCAATTAGAACTTGTAGCAAAATTTAAGCACGGTAATAATTTTATAGATGAAGACATTCATGCGCAATTATTAAATTCTGCTAAAACATATGGCGATTTAAGAACGCGAGATTTAAAGTTGCACGAACTCCAGTATACAACAAATTCATTTTATACAAAGGCATTTGGAGGCGTTTACGTGCTACGAGATTTTATTAAGGAAATTGTAGTTTTTGAAGATGAAAAATGGCATAAAGAAGCCATTAAAGATACAGCGCACGATGTATTAATTTATCATATTTCTCAGCCAGAATTAATGGATAAATTGAGAGATCATATTATAATTGAATGTGATTTAGAAGATGAAGTTAAAACACCAAGATACGAGCGTATAAAAAAGTTTGTTTTTGCCGAAGCTATAAAAGAAGCACAACATCCATTTACTAATATTTTAAACGATAAAGTGTTATATAAAAGCTATTTGAATAAGCTTGATATAGAAAGTAGAAAACGTGTAATGAGCGTAGAACGTTATCTCGAAAAATTAGAAGTAAGTAACGAATTTAAAATTGCAGATATTGTAGATGTTAAGTTTTTTGAGGCTTTACATAAACCACACTCATCTTTACACGCAAAGCATCAAGATTTAATATGGAAGCTATTAATAAATGTTTCTGCTAAAGATGTATTATTTTTATATTGGTATGATAAGGAACAATTTTATAAAACATACGAGACTTGGAACGACTCTTTAAAAGATTGGGTAATAGAGGAAATTAGTAACAATATTTAAAAAATGGTTACTAATAGTAAAATGGATTCTGCGTCGTAGCGCAGAATGACAGAGAGTATATTAATTTTTTAATTGTAAGAATGTCGATTTTTATTTG from Lacinutrix sp. 5H-3-7-4 includes the following:
- a CDS encoding AAA family ATPase; translation: MEHNSTFPIKQNELNMLRDEASGYLKSIQWEQGARAKNKDKDAKDESILLYLSRANNGSGATQVTSVSKTILALKKRLLPDSIAIPVHLNQTLYAVQEGIALGIWVKDSYYDASGLSGLHERRSGLDSNGKREYESKMHTATAFMLFSMAYNVLHNLKPHASDDLSVMKQKFAGLPEVSFMSPLKGIACSLFYYDKYLGHPDIIKTDKDVVDFTVVYFEALIDEIQLRKSSLEYTETIVDRTYKLENSDFAISGWDNVFAGTAKSVEFNKIQFEQIVGNRDAKHFARRLTERMLSYDFEAKKNPFQELGGFMPVFMGYGIPGTGKSMLIAAIATRLKEHCDNLDIPFLFHPMPDTLISTFQGGSAEKMVEWMKPMQDPSKLIFAPIDDAENNLQERTAQGVSAGVKEVIGVFLRYTEGAYAVNYGNSSIGLFTNLPEMLDKAVISRVQGRFKIDGARTEHDFLDQDHLWWRKLEQTMPEFINMKSPGDYEYLKAQGLAKNMGDILNTIEKPTEARVLEAYHKAEKQNKVNEHEFFANLYLEIQKIFPFFSSRDVRNIQSAISLRLTDFDLEQDWFDNPEIYFKKDYNTKLNMLQELMKQNMKGLDFSEIRRQEVVRYLDNVATIADTDFKRKVDARVNQLNIETKAREQFGK
- a CDS encoding NUDIX domain-containing protein; protein product: MGNRIKNITERTLHKGWATLSEIFFDYKMSSGEWTHKRRESYNRGDGATILLYNKEKQTVILVKQFRVSAYLNQHKTGFILETCAGMLDDDTPETCIIREVEEETGYRLPKVTKIFDAYSSPGALTEKLHYFVGEYTSDMKVSSGGGVESEQEDIEIIEMPFKTALKGIETGEIVDIKTIVLLQHAKINKLL
- a CDS encoding DUF6638 family protein, which translates into the protein MDKLKQANLYRSELIPISGKLVERYNKCLVKLGFLPTKLTTFSIDGKGWSPEIAEEKQNLHYLNNGEANMHAIIISPLQKGKPVYVPFHTFDREMMQHVFRTHEAKINNITRDSAICLDFDQNIDAFYEPLDVLKYSVVTINFHLIDNLDQIQKDQLELVAKFKHGNNFIDEDIHAQLLNSAKTYGDLRTRDLKLHELQYTTNSFYTKAFGGVYVLRDFIKEIVVFEDEKWHKEAIKDTAHDVLIYHISQPELMDKLRDHIIIECDLEDEVKTPRYERIKKFVFAEAIKEAQHPFTNILNDKVLYKSYLNKLDIESRKRVMSVERYLEKLEVSNEFKIADIVDVKFFEALHKPHSSLHAKHQDLIWKLLINVSAKDVLFLYWYDKEQFYKTYETWNDSLKDWVIEEISNNI
- a CDS encoding type II toxin-antitoxin system PemK/MazF family toxin — encoded protein: MKQGEIWELYLNPTKGSEQSGRRPAVIISGNMLNTYLQVVIVCPLTTSVKNYKGNLILEPNAINGLAKTSEVLTFHVRSVSKTRLDKKIGKIPIKDVEVIKKTLNDILKF